The following proteins are encoded in a genomic region of Dyadobacter sp. UC 10:
- a CDS encoding DUF7133 domain-containing protein, with protein sequence MKKYRYPFLFLALSFSLVYCKTNKQTTTANTTSAVETTKEEAPVTKPAGSPFIAPEKTIGLMQVEEGFEVKLVAAEPLVSAPVAMQFDDQARMWVVEMTGYMPDTIGTGEDIPNGNIVILEDKNKDGVYDDRKVIIDSLVLPRAICLIENGILVAEPTNLWFYEIKNDKAGKRVLVDPKYTEGGNVEHQPNGLLRAMDNWIYNAKSDKRYRKVGNKWLIERTHFRGQWGICQDNYGRLYYNNNSQNLIGDYFPSGVGASNKNQRGVAGYNEKSVANNKVYPLHPTPGVNRGYMKNILDDSLRLNDFTAAAGPVVYRGDLFGQAFEFNAFVPEPSANLIKRNILAQKGYVVKGEQAYKGKEFLASTDERFRPVSLYNAPDGAMYILDMYRGIIQHKTYLTPYLKDQIGKRSLTQPLSSGRIYKVVPKKSVAKPVLIPGDAKELVKLLGHPNGWVRDRVQQKLIDGKYNQTVSALREAVKQTANPLLAIHALWTLEGLNSLKTEEVLAWLRRPDWTYKMQALAVSPAIMTPTSYQQLTTVFDDLINQNDTLSAPYVALLCKSVSTFDTTASNNLLTKLATKYPNNRFVADAVISNLEGREEAFQTQLTASLTDENLLINKQLKKVITAVRSAQANRNPDMLKKQFPKGEALFTSICQTCHGADGGGVKSLAPPLNQSEWVTGSKDKLISIILFGLTGPVKVNGHVYQTPEVSGDMPGIGYDKDMPNEDIAQLLSFIRKSWRNNADNVSTEEVAKVRQKLTGREKAFTEAELNGI encoded by the coding sequence ATGAAAAAGTACCGTTACCCCTTCCTTTTTCTGGCGCTTTCGTTTTCGCTGGTTTATTGTAAAACCAATAAGCAAACAACGACCGCCAATACTACCAGCGCTGTTGAAACTACGAAAGAGGAAGCACCGGTAACAAAGCCGGCAGGATCTCCGTTTATCGCACCCGAAAAAACCATTGGCCTGATGCAGGTAGAAGAAGGTTTTGAGGTGAAACTGGTTGCTGCCGAGCCACTTGTTAGCGCGCCCGTGGCCATGCAGTTTGATGATCAGGCCAGAATGTGGGTGGTTGAGATGACGGGCTACATGCCCGATACCATCGGTACCGGCGAAGATATTCCCAATGGGAACATCGTGATCCTGGAAGACAAAAATAAGGACGGCGTGTACGACGACCGTAAAGTGATCATTGACTCACTCGTGCTTCCCCGAGCAATATGCCTGATCGAAAACGGTATTCTGGTGGCGGAACCTACCAATCTTTGGTTTTATGAAATAAAAAATGACAAAGCTGGAAAACGGGTGCTGGTCGACCCTAAATACACCGAGGGGGGCAACGTTGAGCATCAGCCGAACGGCTTGCTGCGTGCTATGGACAACTGGATTTACAATGCCAAGTCTGACAAGCGCTATCGGAAAGTTGGAAACAAGTGGTTGATCGAACGTACTCATTTTCGTGGGCAGTGGGGCATTTGCCAGGATAATTATGGAAGACTTTATTACAATAACAACTCTCAGAACCTGATCGGTGATTACTTCCCTTCGGGCGTGGGCGCTTCCAATAAGAACCAGAGAGGCGTCGCGGGATACAATGAAAAGTCCGTCGCTAACAATAAGGTCTACCCGCTCCATCCTACTCCCGGCGTGAACCGTGGTTACATGAAAAACATACTGGACGACAGCCTGCGTCTCAACGACTTCACCGCCGCAGCTGGCCCGGTTGTGTACAGGGGCGATCTGTTCGGACAGGCATTTGAATTCAATGCATTTGTTCCGGAACCATCGGCTAACCTGATCAAGCGAAATATTCTGGCACAAAAAGGGTACGTAGTCAAAGGAGAGCAGGCTTACAAGGGAAAAGAATTCCTGGCCAGCACCGACGAGCGTTTTCGTCCGGTGAGCCTGTACAATGCACCCGATGGCGCCATGTATATCCTGGATATGTACAGGGGCATTATCCAGCACAAAACCTACCTGACACCTTATCTGAAAGACCAGATCGGCAAAAGGAGCCTCACGCAGCCACTTTCCAGCGGAAGGATTTACAAAGTGGTACCCAAAAAATCCGTGGCGAAACCTGTGCTGATCCCCGGCGATGCAAAGGAACTTGTGAAGCTGCTCGGCCATCCGAATGGCTGGGTCCGCGACAGGGTGCAACAAAAACTGATTGACGGGAAATATAACCAGACCGTTTCCGCATTGCGCGAGGCGGTGAAGCAAACAGCAAATCCGTTACTTGCTATTCATGCATTATGGACCCTGGAAGGATTAAATTCGCTCAAAACGGAAGAAGTACTCGCCTGGCTGAGACGACCCGACTGGACTTACAAAATGCAGGCACTCGCAGTATCGCCCGCAATTATGACACCTACTTCCTACCAGCAACTGACCACCGTGTTCGATGATCTGATCAATCAAAACGATACGCTTTCGGCGCCATATGTCGCATTGCTGTGTAAAAGCGTGTCCACATTCGATACGACTGCATCCAACAATCTGCTGACCAAACTGGCCACAAAATATCCGAATAACCGCTTTGTCGCCGACGCCGTGATCAGTAACCTGGAAGGCCGGGAAGAGGCATTCCAAACCCAGCTCACCGCTTCCCTAACCGACGAGAATCTGCTTATTAACAAGCAACTGAAGAAAGTAATCACCGCAGTGCGCAGTGCACAGGCGAACAGAAATCCCGATATGCTCAAAAAGCAGTTTCCGAAGGGGGAAGCTTTATTTACGTCGATTTGCCAAACTTGCCACGGTGCTGATGGCGGTGGTGTGAAATCATTGGCACCTCCCCTGAATCAGTCGGAATGGGTTACGGGTAGTAAAGACAAATTGATTTCTATTATCTTGTTTGGGCTGACCGGCCCCGTAAAAGTGAACGGCCACGTTTATCAGACGCCCGAAGTAAGCGGCGACATGCCCGGTATTGGTTACGACAAGGATATGCCTAACGAAGACATCGCACAACTCCTGAGTTTCATCCGCAAATCATGGCGTAACAATGCCGACAATGTCAGCACGGAAGAAGTCGCGAAGGTCCGACAAAAACTGACCGGCCGTGAAAAAGCATTTACAGAGGCAGAGTTGAATGGGATTTGA
- a CDS encoding NAD(P)/FAD-dependent oxidoreductase: MIQENDFDVVIVGGSYAGLSAAMALGRSLWKVAVIDSGKPCNAQTPHSHNFITHDGDTPAAIAAAAKEQVLAYPTVQFIEDLVTGVSGEDNQFEVFTEKGLQLNVKKVLFATGVKDLMPDLPGHAECWGISVIHCPFCHGYEYHDEETGIITNGEMTLDFAKLIRNWTPKLTIFTNGPAVFGDQVKDSLEELGVSLNERTIEKIEHRNGYVSQLVFTDHTTQHLKALYSRPPFVQHCRIPEQLGCTLTEQGHISVDTTQRTSVAGIFAAGDNTTMARSVSGSIAAGGMAGARICHDLISQQYS, encoded by the coding sequence ATGATTCAGGAAAATGATTTTGATGTAGTGATCGTTGGAGGCAGTTATGCCGGACTTTCAGCAGCTATGGCGCTTGGCCGCTCCTTGTGGAAAGTGGCTGTTATCGATAGTGGCAAGCCCTGCAATGCACAAACGCCGCATTCGCATAATTTCATCACCCACGACGGAGACACGCCCGCAGCAATCGCAGCTGCTGCCAAAGAGCAGGTACTGGCCTACCCGACCGTTCAGTTTATAGAGGATCTCGTAACCGGCGTCAGCGGCGAGGACAACCAATTTGAAGTATTTACTGAAAAAGGCCTGCAATTGAATGTCAAAAAAGTGTTGTTTGCAACCGGCGTAAAAGACCTCATGCCCGACCTGCCCGGCCACGCGGAATGCTGGGGTATCAGCGTAATCCACTGTCCCTTTTGTCACGGTTACGAATACCACGACGAAGAAACGGGGATTATAACAAACGGCGAAATGACGCTTGACTTCGCGAAGCTGATCAGGAACTGGACACCTAAACTGACCATTTTCACAAATGGACCGGCTGTTTTTGGAGATCAGGTGAAGGATAGCCTGGAAGAATTGGGCGTTTCATTAAATGAAAGAACCATTGAAAAAATCGAGCACCGGAATGGTTACGTCAGCCAGCTCGTGTTTACAGATCACACTACCCAACATTTGAAAGCCCTGTATTCCAGACCGCCTTTTGTCCAGCATTGCCGGATTCCCGAGCAATTGGGCTGTACGCTGACTGAGCAGGGGCATATCAGCGTAGATACCACCCAGCGCACCAGCGTTGCAGGCATTTTCGCAGCGGGCGACAATACCACCATGGCAAGATCCGTGTCCGGTTCAATAGCGGCCGGCGGGATGGCAGGCGCAAGGATATGCCATGATTTGATCAGCCAGCAATATTCTTAG
- a CDS encoding TetR/AcrR family transcriptional regulator: MKDTEQSIIEAAILIFNEDLSAPLEKVAERAQTTRRTLHRYFKDRSELMQQCKAEIRRACYKAMQQAYDSTEDPVKRLEYMFYAGIECGTKDTFLHKLHTLHDHQHQAHDKECVEYDDTFSVWKSHLKYLQQEGMISPMMTIEWMHQLFQGIVGASVSSRNNPKMPLEEVKKLGWFSFSRGIGL, from the coding sequence TTGAAAGACACCGAGCAAAGTATCATTGAAGCGGCGATCCTGATTTTTAACGAGGACCTCTCTGCACCGCTCGAAAAGGTAGCGGAAAGGGCGCAAACCACGAGGCGGACGCTCCACCGGTATTTCAAGGACAGGAGTGAATTGATGCAGCAATGCAAGGCGGAGATCAGAAGAGCCTGCTACAAAGCGATGCAACAGGCTTACGACAGCACCGAAGACCCGGTAAAGCGGCTGGAATATATGTTTTATGCGGGCATTGAATGTGGTACAAAAGATACTTTTCTGCACAAATTGCACACTTTGCACGATCATCAGCACCAGGCGCACGACAAGGAATGTGTCGAATACGACGACACCTTTTCAGTCTGGAAATCACATTTGAAGTACCTGCAACAGGAAGGAATGATCAGCCCGATGATGACGATAGAGTGGATGCACCAGCTGTTCCAGGGAATCGTCGGCGCTTCGGTATCTTCCCGCAACAACCCTAAAATGCCGTTGGAAGAAGTTAAGAAACTCGGCTGGTTTTCGTTCAGCCGGGGCATTGGTCTCTAA
- a CDS encoding RNA polymerase sigma factor — MSSDFYHISILPFSGIIIKICRAYTNSQEDFEDYYQEVCLQIWRSKHTFRGQCEWSTWVYRVALNVCLTLLKQKKTAGQTYFTSDVLPDVIVTENRAFEDESLNLLYVAIRKLSEVDRALILLYLEEKSYQEIADILGTNANNIGVRVNRIKERLKKILDEKFN; from the coding sequence GTGAGTTCAGATTTTTACCACATATCGATTTTACCGTTTTCGGGCATCATCATCAAGATTTGCAGGGCGTATACCAATTCGCAGGAGGATTTTGAGGATTACTACCAGGAAGTATGTCTGCAGATCTGGCGGAGCAAACATACTTTTCGCGGGCAATGTGAATGGTCGACCTGGGTATATCGCGTTGCATTGAACGTATGTCTGACGCTGCTCAAACAGAAAAAAACTGCCGGACAAACGTATTTCACTTCGGATGTTTTACCCGATGTGATCGTAACCGAAAACAGGGCGTTTGAAGATGAATCTTTGAACTTGCTGTATGTGGCGATCAGGAAATTGTCGGAAGTCGACAGGGCATTGATCCTGTTGTATCTCGAAGAAAAATCATATCAGGAAATTGCCGATATCCTGGGTACAAATGCGAATAATATTGGTGTGCGTGTGAACAGAATCAAGGAACGCTTAAAAAAGATACTCGATGAAAAATTCAATTGA
- a CDS encoding aminotransferase: MEIWSTSARGNFEIKSDSGERLLELTYSNWFASKAETLFESDKIEIELRNIWHSKFHIVKNGLDNGYIELNWNGDVRIILKSENGVGKQYALKAVGFWEMGFELFDQYETKILSLKQNFNWKRISYNYGIEIADNQEVNHEMVELILYSGFAANLFMAMAVGG; encoded by the coding sequence ATGGAAATATGGTCAACTTCTGCCCGGGGAAATTTTGAAATTAAAAGTGATAGTGGTGAAAGACTTTTAGAACTGACGTATTCTAATTGGTTTGCCAGCAAAGCTGAAACATTATTTGAATCAGATAAAATCGAAATAGAGCTTAGGAACATCTGGCACAGCAAGTTTCACATTGTGAAAAATGGGTTAGACAACGGGTACATCGAACTCAACTGGAATGGAGATGTGCGTATTATATTAAAAAGCGAGAATGGAGTCGGAAAACAATACGCGCTGAAAGCGGTTGGATTCTGGGAAATGGGGTTTGAATTATTCGACCAATACGAAACTAAAATCCTTTCATTGAAACAAAATTTCAACTGGAAAAGAATCAGCTATAACTACGGCATTGAGATAGCAGACAATCAGGAAGTAAATCATGAAATGGTAGAACTCATCCTTTACTCGGGATTTGCTGCGAATTTATTTATGGCAATGGCGGTAGGAGGATAA
- a CDS encoding THUMP domain-containing class I SAM-dependent RNA methyltransferase, whose protein sequence is MSIFNTPANIVITCYRRLAPFLEQEVRELGFEVEETFATGVRIKGTVNDCIRLNLNLYCASQVLYSLGKFTSRNATDVYRFLSDIAWENLLPEDGYFSVTSNVHNETVNNSMFVNVKVKDAIVDRIRAKKGIRPSSGSEMDQAVIHLFWKEDQAEIFIDTSGETIARHGYRKIPGQAPMLESLASATILASKWDRKSVFINPMCGSGTLAIEAALIATNSKPGLFRNNYSFQYFLGYDEEFYYAEQDKVEAQITDAHGLRIIATDHSEKAIENARKNAIAAGVADRIEFAVCDFTETEIPQENKGVFFVNPEYGERLGEEQELEETYARIGDFMKQKCGGYSGYIFTGNLDLAKKIGLKAKRRIEFYSGKIDCRLLEYELYEGTRRIVQPVA, encoded by the coding sequence ATGTCAATTTTTAATACCCCGGCCAATATCGTCATTACCTGCTACCGTCGCCTGGCACCGTTTCTGGAACAGGAAGTACGGGAACTCGGATTTGAGGTCGAAGAAACCTTCGCGACCGGCGTGCGCATCAAAGGCACCGTCAATGATTGTATCCGGCTCAACCTCAACCTGTACTGCGCGAGCCAGGTACTTTATAGCCTGGGCAAGTTTACCTCACGCAATGCCACCGACGTTTACCGTTTTCTCTCCGATATTGCCTGGGAAAACCTGCTGCCGGAAGACGGTTATTTCTCCGTTACCAGCAATGTTCACAACGAGACGGTCAACAACTCGATGTTCGTGAATGTGAAGGTGAAAGATGCGATCGTGGACCGGATCCGCGCTAAAAAAGGAATCCGTCCTTCCTCAGGTTCTGAAATGGACCAGGCTGTGATACATCTGTTCTGGAAAGAAGACCAGGCGGAAATTTTCATTGATACCTCCGGCGAAACGATTGCCAGGCACGGCTACCGCAAAATTCCCGGACAGGCACCTATGCTGGAATCGCTGGCATCCGCAACTATTCTGGCCAGCAAATGGGACAGAAAATCGGTGTTCATCAACCCGATGTGCGGGTCGGGGACATTGGCAATCGAAGCTGCATTGATCGCGACCAACAGCAAGCCCGGCCTGTTCCGAAATAACTATTCATTCCAATATTTCCTGGGTTACGACGAGGAATTCTACTATGCCGAGCAAGACAAAGTCGAAGCGCAGATTACTGACGCCCACGGCCTGAGGATCATCGCAACGGACCATAGTGAAAAAGCGATCGAAAATGCGCGCAAGAATGCGATTGCTGCCGGAGTGGCTGATCGGATTGAATTTGCAGTATGCGATTTCACCGAAACAGAAATACCGCAGGAAAACAAGGGCGTATTTTTCGTCAACCCGGAATATGGCGAGCGGCTGGGTGAAGAGCAGGAACTTGAAGAAACCTATGCCCGGATTGGTGATTTTATGAAACAGAAGTGTGGCGGATATTCCGGATATATCTTCACCGGCAACCTGGATCTTGCCAAAAAAATAGGGCTGAAAGCAAAGCGCAGGATCGAATTCTATTCGGGCAAAATCGACTGCCGGCTGCTGGAATACGAGCTTTATGAGGGCACGAGGCGAATTGTACAACCTGTTGCTTAA
- a CDS encoding MFS transporter, producing the protein MEQPKIGNYRWIICALLFFATTINYIDRQILGLLKPTLEVEFNWTESDYANIVMVFAACYALGYIVFGNIIDKIGSKLGYAVSIVVWSIAAILHAFVKSTFGFGAVRALLGLGESGNFPAAVKATAEWFPKRERALATGIFNSGTSIGAVAAPILVPWLLGAYGWQEAFLITGALGFVWLIFWWLFYEIPSRHKKVTPEEYAFIHSDNELTDGEDQKPIHWTKLLQLRQSWVFIVGKFLTDPIWWFFLFWLPSYFATTFDLDLKKPSLHLAIVYTATTFGSIGGGYLSSYLIKKGWQPLRARKAALLIVAFAVLPIILAQFASNVWVVVGIISIAAAAHQAWSANIFTVVSDIFPKRAVSSVVGIGGMAGSLGSTFFPLVVGALLDYYKAAGNIGAGYNVLFVICGLAYFVAWIIIHFLTKNMKPVEEALRD; encoded by the coding sequence ATGGAACAACCCAAGATTGGCAATTACCGCTGGATTATCTGTGCGCTCCTCTTTTTTGCGACCACTATCAATTACATCGACAGACAGATTCTTGGATTATTAAAGCCCACCCTCGAAGTTGAATTCAACTGGACAGAATCAGATTACGCAAATATTGTAATGGTATTCGCAGCCTGCTATGCCCTGGGATATATCGTGTTCGGGAATATTATAGACAAAATCGGCTCCAAACTGGGTTACGCTGTTTCAATCGTGGTGTGGAGTATTGCCGCGATCCTGCATGCATTTGTCAAAAGCACATTCGGTTTCGGAGCAGTGAGGGCACTTTTAGGCCTGGGAGAATCGGGTAACTTTCCGGCGGCTGTGAAAGCGACTGCCGAGTGGTTCCCAAAACGCGAGCGGGCCCTTGCCACGGGTATATTCAACTCCGGCACCAGTATCGGCGCAGTTGCTGCGCCTATTCTTGTTCCCTGGCTGCTGGGCGCTTATGGCTGGCAGGAAGCTTTCCTGATTACGGGAGCACTCGGATTTGTATGGCTGATTTTCTGGTGGTTGTTTTATGAAATCCCTTCCCGCCACAAAAAAGTGACGCCGGAAGAATATGCATTTATCCATAGTGACAATGAACTGACTGACGGAGAAGACCAGAAGCCAATCCACTGGACAAAACTGCTCCAATTACGCCAGTCGTGGGTTTTTATCGTAGGTAAATTCCTGACCGACCCGATCTGGTGGTTCTTCCTTTTCTGGCTTCCCTCCTATTTCGCAACGACTTTCGATCTCGATCTTAAAAAGCCAAGCCTTCACCTGGCGATCGTTTATACGGCGACCACATTCGGCAGCATTGGCGGCGGTTACCTTTCTTCCTATTTAATTAAAAAAGGCTGGCAGCCGCTGAGAGCACGTAAAGCCGCCCTGCTGATTGTTGCTTTTGCAGTATTGCCGATCATTCTTGCGCAGTTTGCCAGCAATGTCTGGGTGGTAGTAGGCATTATCAGTATTGCAGCTGCCGCGCACCAGGCATGGAGCGCCAACATTTTCACGGTTGTTTCTGATATTTTCCCCAAACGCGCTGTAAGCTCTGTGGTAGGGATCGGAGGGATGGCCGGTTCGCTGGGTTCCACTTTCTTTCCGCTTGTGGTAGGCGCACTGCTGGATTATTATAAAGCGGCGGGGAACATCGGCGCAGGGTACAATGTCTTGTTCGTGATTTGCGGGCTGGCCTATTTTGTAGCCTGGATCATCATACATTTCCTGACGAAAAATATGAAACCAGTTGAAGAAGCGTTAAGAGATTAA